The Tenebrio molitor chromosome 5, icTenMoli1.1, whole genome shotgun sequence genome segment ACCTAATGCGAGATATCGTCAAAGATGGTGTCTCGATCGTTGTAATCGACAAGAGCAACAACAAAGTTGTCGGTGCTTCCCTCAACAAAATACACGTGACCACAAACCAAATCCAATTTTCACTGGaccaattaattttgttttaggTGAGACCTGCACCAGGGGAGAAAACCTACCACGgaaaatttgaagatatgaGTAACGAATCATCCAGCCGATCGTGCGCCAAGTTTGATGACTACACTGTCTCCACATTCTTCGAGCTCTGTCAAGTTGACTGTTTGCTAGAACTGACGATGGTTGGTCTTTTACCCGAATACAGAAAGGACGGTAACGGAAGATTGATCTATCAGACAGTTATTGATCTTGGACGAGGGTTAGCCACAGGAGTGAACACGAAGCAGCCTGTTGATGGACAAGAGTTAGCTTTGGAACCTGTTCCAGAAATAATTACTGGTGTGTGTACCACTGAGAAGGCCTGGGCCAGGGCGAAGTATTTAGGTTTTAAACTGGTCACCGAAGTGGGTTTTGATAAGTTCAGTTTCGAAGGAAAGACTCTTGCAGACGTTGTGGACAACAAAGACTTTCAAATCAAGCTGGTGTACCAAAGCTTAAAGTAATCAATACCCTGGTTCAGTATGACGCTTTAAATACTTCAATCCAgaagaatttcaaaaatagaaGATTTTTTAGCtcttaaaaagtaaacaatataaatacGTGTCTTTGTCTTTGGGAGGCGTTGTTATggaaaattgtttgaataaaattatttccctTCTTTTGTATTGTTAAGTTTAATTCCTACAATAAAAACTGTTTAGACAAGTTGTGTAGCTTACTAAATTCTAAACAAAATCCCTTCAATGAAATTTTCTGTGCGGTCAATACTTTCTGAGATATGATATTTAATATGTTGCTCCATTTACAacgcaaattttaaatttacttttcatgccgccggccgttatcgacggttttgcacgattcaaaatccgccgggaacgtaaaattcccggcctagtacttacaaaagtgaccttgacTAGAGAATGGGCAGGCAGCATTGAACGGACTCCGTTTCGGCGCAGGGACGCgtgggtcgcgggttcgattccacttgtgaaacaaattttttactttttaaaaatgatttaaatttgtcggcatgaaaaaatttgtgaattacacgtccagaaaatgttttgcgagtgctcgtgTTGCTTCGCCTCGGCTAAACCGCCTCGGCTACGCAATATCAGTCACACCCGCaaattatcattttctggacttgtgatccaaataactattgagTCACGGCTCCCGTTAAATTCACACTACCACTGCATTTATAACAATCTTTACAACTGTACATGTAAAATTATGACGACTTAAAAATTTCAAGAGTTACAACGGTTTGAAttgaaatgataaatttttatttaggaAATTAACAGTTTTAAGACTCTTCTTTCAAAGATCTAAAATACTCCGTCAAAGAATGCAAAGGATACGCTGTtgagtaatttctttcacATTTTTTCATCAGTTATTTTCCGAGTTGTCACTAGTAAAGAagctgtttttattaaaatcaattcACGACAAAGTTAGATAGTCCCccattaacaattttataaaaacaactttaatgtaaaattgtaaatctACCTACtacaattttacaaatttcatCATATTAGTCACCCAATTGTTAAAAGGTGACTCATATGAtaattcacaaataaataatttattcaaatacCTACAGCTACTGACGCACGTATTTATTCACTTACGCGAATAATCCCCAAACTTTAGATGCTTAGTGAATAATTTAAGATAATTTATAGTTTTAACGTTAACACAATTTTCAAGGACAATATATTTActgaaatttataaaaacaaaaataaatgaatttaaatgaaaatctggaaattgttattattaattgattTAACCAAAATCAAACGAGATTTAGTTTGTCATGTGCTTGTTAATACAATATGTACTACTAATTAACAAACGAAGCAAATTTTAGAAGAAGACCttgaaataaacaataagAAATATACGAGTGTATTTGTAAGTAAATGAGTGATAACATTTtgcgaaaattttcatttttactttgattAATTCCCTCCCACGTACATCAAACatgcgtgttcagccaatcagagcgcttgctttcaaccaatcaaaaatgtttatcgcgataaaaacgtcctactactctgtcatctgttaaaagtgattaaaattacattcttctcctgtcagattctcaaattgtttttgataattgtgtttttaataagtctattataaataaataattacctaacgttaaagtttgtagtctggaattaatcttgccaaaaataacacgacctaatttttaatatctgataaatttcccaattttcacttaaacatttttctttagctaattttactcgttgatatttggacatttttattcaaaggttttaaatattgttataAAAACTGCAAggaaaatctttaaatttcTATGGTTAAATACAGTTTTCCGAAGAAAGAAACTGAATTATGCCAATTATACTCGTATGTACGAGTAGGTATATCTCTCATTGCCCGATGGCATTTTAGCTAACATGTTAtatgtacagtgtggaataaaatgatttacatctagttacctttggaatttttgcacatgtaaattttcctgtaccgctctactttttttttcgaagtgccgaactattagttctgtcaataaatgtcatcaatcgaattgacaattgttacaatttactaaattgaattaacaaacgttggtggccactttcaacactagctgtgacttgcttttgttagctcctttttaatttcaatctctactttgcattcatatcatcccttcgcaataaatcacatttggaatttggatatatattttgaggttaggctttcttttttttgtaaagcggctattcgtatttttacaagggtaatgcaaaggtaactagatgtaaatcattttattccacactgtacttaCCCATTTTATTTCCACTGGGTCTGTTAAAAGTTTGCGACCTGTTCTATTTTGATAATATGCATCAGTATTCCTTTTATCTACACTTTTTTTTAGTCATAAAAAGTGTTTTCCACGCTCAAGGTAAAATACAAATGATATAGATTGGAAACCAACAACAGACAAGCTACGATCAACgtctaattaaaaatatgccaATTGTGTCCGGTACGTACGTTCTAATTAACTCAACTGCACTAACAAGTCAACAATATAAAGAAGCTAAAGGTCGTATTGActcataacaatttttattgttttcaactgtcataaattctcacttttctcctttgtaaactgcctcttaactgccctaaagcaaaatgagcagataacgaaccgttgccctagacaacacattcaacgttacatttctgacaggtcttgaaaaatttgtcaaaactgtcaaaaataaatgcgaaaccatttttaaaagatttggaagcttcagggacgtcgtttcgaacaatacaattttgtatgcaactcgtttctgggaaaattgggtttttctaattgcccttggtcaagaaaagcccaatttacacagaaacttgttgcataaataactattatgtgtGAGCAATGAAATTCTCAcacagatattttttttttcgatgcCAACACCAAGAAATTGGTCcacattctttgacgcaaacttacagtttttaaaaaattattttcagaatgtttAACATGCAAACGGATCTTGTCTGTCATGGTCATTCTAGGCTTCATGATCCACCACATGTTGCGATTGAACATATCGATAACCATCGTCGAAATGGTGACCATGAACAAGTCCAACGCTTCTCTGGTGTCCTATGGACCTCGCTACAACTGgaatgaagaagaaaaaaacgaTATCTTGGGTTACTTCTTCTGCGGCTTTATCTTAACACAAGTCCCAGGAGGACGTCTTTCCGAAATGTACGGAACACGAATCGTTGTCGGAGTGGGTCTGCTCTGTGCAGCACTTGCAACAATCTTGGTACCACTTGCTTGCCACATGCACTACTACTGGGTACTGTTCGCAAGATTTGCTCTTGGACTGGCGCTGGGAGTACAATGGCCTGCCATACCACCGATGGCGGCCAAATGGGTGTCTCCTTCAGACACTTCAAAATTCATGTCGCACATGGCAGCAAGCGCTTTAGGAGGGGCTTTGACTTACCCAGTCTGCGGATACTTGATAACTTCTTTAGGTTGGCCAAGTGTCTTCTATATTTCTGGTGGCATTACGCTGCTGTGGACGATGGCTTGGTTCTACTTGGTTTATGACTCGCCGGAACAACACCCAAGGATCAGTCGAGAAGAAAAGGAACAACTCATAAATGCCAGAATCGTTAATTGCGCGGCAAACAAGTCTAAAACTCCTTggattaacatttttatttcgccGCCTGCATGGGCTTTTATCATGGGTAATGTACTGTTTTGCTTTACAACTTATCTGGCTTTGTACCAACTACCCAGCTACATCAGTCAAGTTTTACACTTGAACATCGAACAGAATGGATGGTTGTCTAGTTTACCCCATCTTGGTAATCGCTGCAAGattcaacaaattttcatctaATCTCATATTTCGCTAGGAAAATATGCGGCAGCTGTCATCTCGTCGTATCTTGCTGATAGAGCTTTGAAAGCCAAGAAGTTTTCCAGAATCACCGTCAGAAAAGTGTGCACCACCATATCATTTTGGGGACCGAGCTTACTCTTCACTATCCAGGCTATTTGGGGTGACAACTACACCGTCTCCGTGGTAGTTTTCGTCAGTGCTTTCGCTTTCATGAGTTTTGCCACTCCTGGAGTTCTAGCAAATTGCGTTGACATTGCTCCCGCTTATTCCGGAACCATCCTCGGAATTAGCCAAGTTCTGGCTGGCGCTGGTGGATATGTATCCACAAAAATTGTCGGTTTAATTACTAAAGAAGAGCAAAGTTTTCAACAGTGGAGATACATTTTTTGGATCGCTGTGGGAGTTAATATGGTGGCGGGAGCCATTTTTCTTATGTTTGCTTCTGGCGAAGTACAAAGCTGGAACTCTAGCGACAGGAAACCACTTGAGGAAGTAGAGCGGGAACAAAACGTACCACTGACAGGATAAAATTGTTAAGTGTGTGGTTAGAATCTTATTATGTTCGATTAAATTGTGTGTTCATGTTTTCGTATTGAATAAATgcttaaattacaatttctccgttttcatttccttttagaaaacttttctgtaagaaaagtTATTGACAAGCCGAAaaagttttttgaaattttcacaaaaaataccaggaaattcattttataattacaaatttttgtttgcaCACAACGCTACAaccttggctacgaaatcctttgatGATCTCGAATTCTCGAGATTGGcttgcctcggccgcaagcgaCCTCGGCGACagtttttctctcggttcgtcaaagtacgatttcgcagccttgatatacaaataactattttttgactttttgacTAAAATAATATTCTACTTTCAGCTACCTATATGTGTGCATTGCAAGCCTGCAGCTCGTTCTTATTTGCTAATTTTTATTCTACGCTTTCGTTCATTTATCTTccatttttaaacgaaaaaaaagtaCCTACTTTGAAAATCAACAACAGACAAGTTACAGTTAACgcctaattaaaaatataccaaTCGTATTGGACACTTAAGATCTGATTGACTTAGCACAAAAGTGACTAAAGTTTGTATCGCTGTTTTTAAAAGTTACTAGTTTTTcctttcatttatttaaatggaaaaaattgacAGGCCTTGTAGGTACAtcatacaataaatttaaggACAGACCATAACTGCTTTTTTATCAACCATGCACTCAATTATCCGTTTCTTTATGGATAATTTTTAACGATAAGAAACAAAacttgtaataatttatttaaaaaaaaaacaatgtcgAAAACGGTGTACTTGTCCTACTTAGCTGCATATGGTGGCACTGTATACTTAACCAGAAATGACTGAACAATTAGGTATTTCTATATTCtacaatcaaaaatattttacacttaaTCCAACTTTGCAGAATTCTTGACTTGTCGACGCATCCTCGTTATCTTCGTGATCATGAGCTTCCTGTTGCAGCAGATGTTGAGAACCAACATGTCGATTGCGATAGTCGACATGGTAATCACAAACCACACCAACACCACCGAACCGGTGCGCTTCCCTTGGACCGAATACCAGAAGAACAACATCCTGGGTTGCATCTTTTGGGGATACTCTCTGTGTTCGCTTGTTGGGGGTCGCCTGTCAGAAATCTACGGAAGTCGTATAGTTCTAGGAAGTGCACTACTATCAGCCGGTCTCTTCACCATACTGACCCCACTGGCTTCCTACTTGAACTACTATCTCTTGGTAGCGACGAGAGTTGCCCTAGGTGGAGGGTTAGGCATAATATGGCCGTCCGTTTTGCCCCTGGCGCACAGCTGGATCGCACCCGCAGACTCTTCCAAATTCATGTCGCACACGTTGAGTTCGCACCTTGGAACAGCGTTGGTGTTGGCTTCGGGTGGACTTTTGGTCGACCATCTAGGTTGGCCTAGTATTTTCTACGTCACTGGAGGCGTAACACTAGTGTGGGGTCTAGCTTGGTTTTATTTCGTGTACGACTCTCCCGGACAACATCCCAGAATGAGCCAAAAGGAGCGGGAGGAAATTAAAAAGACAGTTGGATATGAAATGGTGTTGACCAAGACTGAAGACACTCCTTGGACCAAAATCTTGACGTCGGGTCCAGTTTGGGCTATTGTTTCGGCACAAATCTGCCTCTTGTTCAACGTGAATACCTCCGTCAACCACGTGCCCTCGTATATGGACCAAGTTCTTCATTTTAACATCAAACAAAATGGGCTGTTGTCGAGTTTACCCTACATCGGTGAGCTCTGCCTTCATACCTGGATCACCCTGATCATAAATTTTGTTACAGGTTTGTACTCCTTGGGTGTTGTTGCAGCCCGCGTAGCAGACAAATGGCGAAAATCGCGAACATTTTCTCTAATCTCCATCAGAAGGATCTTCTCGGGACTCCCTTTCTTCCTCTCGATGCTACTTCTCACCGTCGAATCCTTTTGGGGTTACGACCCAGTagtttcgatttttgttttcacccTGTGGCAGACTGTTACGAGTATTGCTATCGGTGGGCACATAGCAAATGTTCTCGACATTTCTCCAACATATTCTGCTACCATCTATGGTATGGGAGTTGGATGTGGAAGTCTGATAAGTTATCTGGCAACCGGACTGGTTTCTTACTTTACGGATAAAGAACAAAACTTTGAACAGTGGCGATGTATTTTTTGGGTTTTGATCGGAGTGAATGCTATAGGCTTCGTTGTTTATTTAGTATTTAGCTCTGCTGATGTTCAAAATTGGGATCCTCAAGTGGACAAGGCAGAAATGATGCAGCTTAAAGACAAAGAATTAACAACATGCAGGTGAAAcgcaagaaaaaaatctttgtatattttttctcTTCAGTTATCATCATTTATCTTCAATAATTTCCTTATTAACTACTtctcattttgttttcaactaGTTCTAGaccattgttttttttacactTCACCAGTGTAACAGGTGTTAGATACAATTATTAACAGTGCAGCAACCAATATGGAGTTTGTAGGAGTGTCTTAAATGTGaactaaaatttgaattaagtGTCCTTGTTGTTCTTTAAATAATGACCGAGCGCCGTAGATGGGCGGCAAACGCGTCCGGTTTAGAATCGGTCGGTTCGAGGTTCAAATCCCTGGCCGGACTGTAGTCGCAAGAGGTTTTTTTTCAAAGGATTTCCTCATTTACTTCTTCTTTAGATGAGCGTTTAAGGTTTCAAACTAAAATGAAAGATTTGGTTGTAGCTGTGGTCGGGATGTTCACTTCTGGGATTCCCTACGGGTGGCCCAGTCCGCTTCTCCTGAAGCTTTTGTCAGAGGACCACCCACTCAACATGAATTCGGAAGAAGCTTCCTACATTATTATAACTGCTTCAGTTGATGATATCATCTGGTTTTTCAACAAGCAACAACCAGTTGGAGAAACAACATCTTGATGAAGGTGGACCACCTCATTTTACGGTTCAGTATTGGTGGTTTCCTCGTCGGTCTCAGTATTTCACCTTCTTTCTTTCAAGTGGCTAATTCAGTGATTTAGTTTGTTGCAACAGAAACACGAGTCACTGCCTTAATCTTGAGGATTTTGCAATAATACGTGTAAATACTGAATGCATAtaccaattaaaatttagtCATACTACACGGTAGTCTCAGTTTCACTGAGTGGTCTTGTTGGCAAACACACAGTGTAAAGTGttgattaaataatttaactaGGGATACAATAgtatatattatattataagtgatagaaatgcatcattacacaagagtgagaattttgaccGAAGAGTGCGCTTGCGCACGAGTGGGACACTTCTCACGAGTTTCATGATGGCATTTCGGTCACGTGTgatatacgacgttttatcttacaggtgcaactattgcaaaaaatccaagaaatgaagtttcattcaagtaaaatgacaGCTGTAAAATTTAATCACTTGTGAGTACTTTATATCAAGTTAAATggcagctgtcaaatttactcactagtgagtactttatctcacttgtaattaaaatttaacttgTGTTACCGAAAACAATGGTCAAAAACTCTacctgtaaaataaaaatatttgcttaTAATGTTTGAGCAAACTGAAACCTCAAGGTCACGATGGGCGAAAGCGATCGAGACTATACAGAGTacgtcctaaaaaacgccgcaagttatatctccgttatttatggctagatttaaacaaaacaaaaactggaataaattactttaaaaacactatagGCACAAgttagataattttttttcaaaaagttattcaaggtcagatgatagtcaactttgttttttcaaatagcttggtatatttttttattctgattttgaaagagattatttttctgaatccaacgatatgccacatgttagaataattaaataaataaaatagcattattgaaaattttttcttcgaaaaaaatcaagtgTACTATGGAAAACAATTCTAAAcgcaatatttattacacgttctgtcatgttattttttttaatcttcagaaagtattgttatctgatttttttcgtagaaaattttttcaataatcctattttatttatttattttcgcggTTACTGTTAAATGCATTCTAACATGTGGCACGTCgttggattcagaaaaataatctctttctatgttgtgcttatagtgtttttaaattaatttattccagtttttgctttatttaaatcgagcaataaataacggaaatatagcttgcggcgttttttaggacgcaccctgtataactatttttctattttgcacctttaaCAGAGTCAGAATGACACTCAAATGGGTTTCGTAAAAGGATTTCTTTTCGATACCGGTTTCAGGAACACTTACTTGTTCTGTTTtgaccttttttttaattcaaaatttaaaataagggcaaaatagaaaaaacattgtattacactcgttttataagccattttgacgcacttgtttgctttatagcactcgtcgctgcggccgtcgtgctctaaaaaacacgtgcgacaaaatggtgtcttataaaactcgtataataaatgactaatatatatttttttggttcgacactgtcagaatttgagaattttctcctttgtgaacggattttgataaatgtcacaacttgtcaaaacgaaacgtcaagctaattttaaatattgttagcgatttggagcttttaagaggctcgtcgaaccaaaaaacgttgtattcaactcgttcgtgtgtaaattgggccttttttggcactcgtgggcctttaaaacgctcgttacactcgcgttttaaaatggtccactcgtgccaaaaaaggtccAATTTACGCACGAACACATTAAATAACCtactattatatttttaaaagctAGTTTCAAGATATCATGgcaaatgataataaaaaagcATTTGTTGATACGTGCTGAAGGTCTcttcgaaaaattttatttacattatgtAAATGTATGGATATGGACAACCatgaaaacttcaaattttaccATTGCTAGCCTGATTTATGGTTAAGGTCTACTTTTGTCCATTGCTtgcataaaaaatatgaatcgatcattgataaatgtaagatttgcggaactgaaggggaaaccattgaccacatcatttcttcttgcaccgttttggctcaaagcgaatataagaaacgtcatgatatattcgcaaaagttatacacatgaatttagcagttaaattcaacttattaaaggatacacaaccacattatatttataaaacagaaagttgtttggaaaatgacaattacaaattatattttgatcatacagttttaactgatattcatattcagcataacagaccagacattattattttaaataaataacaaaagcaagcatatcttttagatatagctgttccaaattcacacaatagaacacaaacattaataaatatttagaactctccgttgctatgagaaatctttggtgtttagaaaaaaattcgattttaccacttataatttcagcaacgggaatagtaccgtaatctctttttaaaaatttaaaaattttggacttagagaacacattggtggttgaaattcaaaaaggtgtatattattatactcatgtcatatcgtgaggaaattccttaacaatgacacagaacataaaacacaaaaaagtcaaaatgtggacgcgagacgccggtaattattttgataagcactgcactattacttgatagtattatccgtaatagtgtatgtactccggcaaaattgccgtgcagccgggtggtggagggtcaTTATCTGTCCTGGCAGCAAACATTATAGATCAGACAGCACAAAATGAATTCGCTAGTATTGAGAACCAACAAGGATAGTAAGTAAATTGTTTCTTTTACGGTCATGACATTATTATAaagatattattattatcgataTTGAGAAAAATATGCGATTTAAACTTTTACAAAGAAAGTTAATCAATATTTGAGAATTATAAAtcatgaaaattgaaatgaaaaaaatatacataaataAGAATAAAACGGACAGTGTGTTCTACAGGTAAATCATGAAatctgttattttattttttgatagtcaaacaaatcaaaatctagttcaataataatagtaaataaatataaactgTTTTGTTGCAAAGTCGTTTCTTTAAGAATATTTATTGTGTGATTTATAtttgttgtatttattttttcagacaCACTCGAATACAGACAACTAACCAGCGATTACGTAGAGGAAGCTCtaataataatggaaaaaacATTTCTCCGTGAAGAGAACGTGTGTCGAGCATATGGCATAACGAAAAACTCCCAAAACGTTGccgaacaacaaaaaataatgctAGATATCGTCAAAGATGGTGTCTCGATCGTTGTAATCGACAAGAGCAACAACAAAGTTGTCGGTGCTTCCCTCAACAAAATACACGTGACCACAAACCAAATCCAATTTTCACTGGaccaattaattttgtttcagGTGAGACCTGCACCCGGGGAGAAAACCTACCACGGAAAATTTGCAGATATGAGTAACGAGTCATCCAGCCGATCGAATTCCGAGTTTGATGACTACACTGTCTCCACATTCTTCGAGCTCTGTCAAATTGACTGTTTGCTAGAACTGACGATGGTTGGTCTTTTACCCGAATACAGAAAGGACACCAACGGAACATTGATCTATCAGACAGTTATTGATCTTGGACGAGGGTTGGCCACAGGAGTGAAGACGAAGCAGCCTGTTGATGGACAAGAGTTAGCTTTGGAACCTGTTCCAGAAATAATTACTGGTGTGTGTACCACGGAGAAGGCCTGGGCCAGGGCGAAGTATTTTGGTTTTAAACTAGTCGCCGAAATGGGTTTTGATAAGTTCAGTTTCGAAGGAAAGACTCTTGCAGACGTTGTGGACAACAAAGACTTTCAAATCAAGCTGGTGTACCAAAGCTTAAAGTAATCAACACCCTGGTTCAGTATGACGCTTTAAATTCTTCAATCCTgaagaatttcaaaaatagaaatagctcttaaaaagtaaacaatataaatacGTGTCTTTGTCTTTGGGAGATGGTGTTGTggaaaattgtttgaataaaattatttatcctTTTTTGTAAGTTTAATTCCTACGAcaaaaactacatatttagGCAAGTTGTGTAGCTTGTTAAATTCTAAACAAAATCCCTTCTATGAAATTTTCTGTGCGATCAATACTTTCTGAGATATGACATTTAATATGTTGCTCCGTTTACAacgcaaattttaaatttacaggGTGCCCATTTTATCTCTTCCCGTCTTACGATTTATCAATAGGCAACACATAATACATTGCACAGATATCTTggtggaattatttattttttaaaataagaaacatagTTAGCCAAAGTGAAAGATTTAATATGCCACAAAgtgttggctatgaccatctagtgcttttgttggcagtacctcggcgataactaaattccctaaaggaaattaacactttttgtgttaggttaagTTGTTTTTACGttagggttatattttctgaatagttacattgttgccggatctcttaaatctgatttgttctttttaaattaaatttaatcgtttaatagaaattttttatcgtaataaaattattttggcaattttgactatTCCTTtgacgaaaatttaaattatttttcatacttaataaatcatttagtttcttacgaatattaaaataataaatcggACAGtgcggtggcaagaaaatgtcgaacagacactgacagaaaaaagaaattgcatccgttgcatcactgagtcagttagtccaacatgaaaagaaaaaatcatagcaaaCTCGGttccaaaaagatcgtgaatgcctaatagaaTTCCTccatttccaaatttttgaagtatttAATAACTGATGTCATCCATGACGGTAATATTCAATGCAACTTTTTGTAGTTTTGTAGTTTTAAGGCGGGAACCGATAAAATGGGCACAGTGTACTTTCAGTCACGGCTTTCGTTAAATTCACAGTACCACCTCTCTTCTTTCAAAGATCTAAAATATTCCGTCAAAgagtaatttatttcacattttttcatCTCAGttatttcacaaaaaacgttgtatttaactcgttcttgtgtaatttgcacTCGTGGATCTTTAAAATTCTCGTttcactcatgccaaaaaaagcccaaattacacacgaactcgttaaataaactactatttataaaaattaaaaataatttttatgtcatgCGATCTATTaatccaaaaaatatatttttacaaacaactttaatgtaaaattataaatctACCTACtacaattttacaaatatcATCATATTAGTCACCCACTTGTTAAAACGTGACTCATATGAtaattcacaaataaataatttattcaaatacaGCTACTGACGCACGTATTTATTCATTTACGTAAATAGTCACCAATAGACcaggaaaataaattaatttaaatgaaaatctggaaattgttctaattaattgatttatttattacgtaGCAAAAGCGCatgttaacaaaaaa includes the following:
- the LOC138131243 gene encoding uncharacterized protein yields the protein MNSLVLRTNKDNTLEYRQLTSDYVEEALTIMEKTFIREENVSRAYGIAKNPHSVAEERNLMRDIVKDGVSIVVIDKSNNKVVGASLNKIHVRPAPGEKTYHGKFEDMSNESSSRSCAKFDDYTVSTFFELCQVDCLLELTMVGLLPEYRKDGNGRLIYQTVIDLGRGLATGVNTKQPVDGQELALEPVPEIITGVCTTEKAWARAKYLGFKLVTEVGFDKFSFEGKTLADVVDNKDFQIKLVYQSLK
- the LOC138131811 gene encoding sialin-like, yielding MPIVSECLTCKRILSVMVILGFMIHHMLRLNISITIVEMVTMNKSNASLVSYGPRYNWNEEEKNDILGYFFCGFILTQVPGGRLSEMYGTRIVVGVGLLCAALATILVPLACHMHYYWVLFARFALGLALGVQWPAIPPMAAKWVSPSDTSKFMSHMAASALGGALTYPVCGYLITSLGWPSVFYISGGITLLWTMAWFYLVYDSPEQHPRISREEKEQLINARIVNCAANKSKTPWINIFISPPAWAFIMGNVLFCFTTYLALYQLPSYISQVLHLNIEQNGWLSSLPHLGKYAAAVISSYLADRALKAKKFSRITVRKVCTTISFWGPSLLFTIQAIWGDNYTVSVVVFVSAFAFMSFATPGVLANCVDIAPAYSGTILGISQVLAGAGGYVSTKIVGLITKEEQSFQQWRYIFWIAVGVNMVAGAIFLMFASGEVQSWNSSDRKPLEEVEREQNVPLTG
- the LOC138131431 gene encoding sialin-like, which codes for MTEQLEFLTCRRILVIFVIMSFLLQQMLRTNMSIAIVDMVITNHTNTTEPVRFPWTEYQKNNILGCIFWGYSLCSLVGGRLSEIYGSRIVLGSALLSAGLFTILTPLASYLNYYLLVATRVALGGGLGIIWPSVLPLAHSWIAPADSSKFMSHTLSSHLGTALVLASGGLLVDHLGWPSIFYVTGGVTLVWGLAWFYFVYDSPGQHPRMSQKEREEIKKTVGYEMVLTKTEDTPWTKILTSGPVWAIVSAQICLLFNVNTSVNHVPSYMDQVLHFNIKQNGLLSSLPYIGLYSLGVVAARVADKWRKSRTFSLISIRRIFSGLPFFLSMLLLTVESFWGYDPVVSIFVFTLWQTVTSIAIGGHIANVLDISPTYSATIYGMGVGCGSLISYLATGLVSYFTDKEQNFEQWRCIFWVLIGVNAIGFVVYLVFSSADVQNWDPQVDKAEMMQLKDKELTTCR
- the LOC138131075 gene encoding uncharacterized protein isoform X2 → MNSLVLRTNKDNTLEYRQLTSDYVEEALIIMEKTFLREENVCRAYGITKNSQNVAEQQKIMLDIVKDGVSIVVIDKSNNKVVGASLNKIHVRPAPGEKTYHGKFADMSNESSSRSNSEFDDYTVSTFFELCQIDCLLELTMTVIDLGRGLATGVKTKQPVDGQELALEPVPEIITGVCTTEKAWARAKYFGFKLVAEMGFDKFSFEGKTLADVVDNKDFQIKLVYQSLK
- the LOC138131075 gene encoding uncharacterized protein isoform X1 is translated as MNSLVLRTNKDNTLEYRQLTSDYVEEALIIMEKTFLREENVCRAYGITKNSQNVAEQQKIMLDIVKDGVSIVVIDKSNNKVVGASLNKIHVRPAPGEKTYHGKFADMSNESSSRSNSEFDDYTVSTFFELCQIDCLLELTMVGLLPEYRKDTNGTLIYQTVIDLGRGLATGVKTKQPVDGQELALEPVPEIITGVCTTEKAWARAKYFGFKLVAEMGFDKFSFEGKTLADVVDNKDFQIKLVYQSLK